The Ananas comosus cultivar F153 linkage group 7, ASM154086v1, whole genome shotgun sequence genome has a window encoding:
- the LOC109712767 gene encoding LOB domain-containing protein 23-like: MSISNSNNNLALNEFNPRRCAACKYLRRRCSEDCVLAPYFPPSLPERFTCVHRIFGASNVARMLQQLPAHQRAQAADTLSLEAYWRVRDPVYGSVGIINLLQQEIYGNQHELARTQAQIAMYRAQHDHHHHHHHQQQQQQQQEQRETADGAHEPVEPTPFLGPPQQDNCALERTFLESNHFPDFF, from the exons ATGTCTATTTCCAACTCCAATAATAATCTCGCTTTAAATGAGTTTAATCCGAGGAGGTGCGCTGCATGCAAATATCTAAGAAGGCGGTGCTCCGAAGACTGCGTTCTCGCTCCGTACTTCCCCCCGTCCCTCCCTGAAAGATTCACCTGCGTCCATAGGATCTTTGGCGCCAGCAATGTCGCAAGAATGCTCCAA CAATTGCCAGCTCACCAGCGAGCTCAAGCGGCCGACACCCTCTCGTTGGAGGCCTATTGGCGGGTGCGCGACCCGGTCTACGGGAGCGTCGGGATCATCAACCTTCTGCAGCAGGAGATCTACGGGAACCAACACGAGCTCGCGAGAACCCAAGCCCAGATTGCAATGTACAGAGCTCAAcacgaccaccaccaccaccaccaccaccaacagcaacagcaacaacaacaagaacagCGGGAGACCGCCGACGGAGCCCACGAGCCCGTCGAGCCCACCCCATTTCTTGGGCCCCCACAGCAGGATAATTGTGCCCTAGAGAGAACATTTCTTGAATCCAACCATTTTCCagattttttctga